The genomic segment TGGAACAATGAGTGGCCAAATGAATTTTCCATTAGATATCGCGATTACATATCCATTTTTTAATTCAGAAAAGGAACTGAAAGCAGCCGTAAATCAATTGGCGGACGAAAATATTAGTGATTTTCGATTACAAACAAATGAAGTAAAGACGATTCAAGACACGATAGAATCAAATGCTGGGTCGCTTTATATTAACGATCAAGCAATCACGCTCGATAGTGATTTGAAGTATCTTAAGACGAAGAAGATGGAAACTCAGAAACAAGCTGGCAGTTTAGAAGGATTTTTTAGCTATCAAAATACGTTTTTCACGATTGTTATTGTACTTTCGCTTGGAATTATTGGGATTTTATTCATTTTTGGGTACCGGCTTTATATGAAAAAATATATGAAATGAGGTGAAATAAATGGTTATTGCTGATTACTTGGCATTATTTGCAGTCATCTGTATCTGGGGGCTTTTGCTAGTTAATATTATTTTGATTGTTGCGGGATACGTGTATTACTTGAAAAATGAAGCACGGAAAATACCTGAAATACCTAAAGACGTGCCATTTATTTCAGTCATGGTGCCGGCTCATAATGAAGGTAAAGTGATTGTTAAAACGGTTGAATCGCTCCTTGCTTTTGATTATCCAAAAGATCGTTATGAAATTATTGTAATTAATGATAATTCTTCTGATAACAGTGCGGAACTTCTGAAAGCAATTCAAGCTAAAAATCCGACCAGACAGCTGAAAATTATTAATACCGATAACGTTACAGGTGGAAAAGGAAAATCTAATGCACTTAATATCGGTTTTGCAGAAAGTCGCGGAGAGTATATTGCGATTTATGATGCCGATAATACTCCGGAACGACAAGCACTCCGAATTTTAGTGGGTGAAATTACAAATGATGCAAAACTTGGTGCAGTCATTGGTAAATTTAGAACACGGAATCGAAATGCTAGTTGGCTAACACGTTTTATCAACATTGAGACGCTTAGTTTTCAGTGGATGGCTCAAGCGGGTAGATGGGCATTATTCAAGCTTTGTACCATTCCGGGAACGAATTTTATTGTGCGAAGATCGCTGCTTGAGGCGATTGGCGGTTGGGATGTGAAAGCTGTCGCGGAAGATACAGAAATTAGTTTTCGGATTTACATGATGGGCTACCGCATTAAGTTTCAATCAAAAGCAGTCACATGGGAACAAGAACCGCAAACATTACCCGTCTGGTTTAAACAACGCTCTAGGTGGGCGAAAGGAAATATTTACGTCATTTTAAAAAACGTGCCTTTACTATTTAAACGTGAAGGTAGACGAGTTCGGTTTGATATTTTATATTTCTTGTCAATTTATTTTTTACTTTTGACCTCATTGATTGTGAGTGATATCTTATTAGTCTTGTATGCGCTTGGATTTGTACATACTACACTTGCTGGTCTCAGCGGGGCACTTTGGTTACTCGCTATTTTGCTCTTTGTAGCAGGCACTTTTATCACTTTAACCACCGAAAAGGGAGAAATCAGTTTTTCGAATTTGATTTTTATTATGTTAATGTATGTTACCTATTGCCAGCTTTGGATGGTAGTAGCCGCATATGGATTCTTTATTTTCTTAAAAGATACCGTACTAAAAAAAGAAACTAAATGGTATAAAACCGAGCGTTTCTAAAAAGGAGAGTGCCTAATGAAAAAATTAACTGTTATGGGACTACTTGTGTTCGCTGTATTATTCTTATACAGGCCAGACGTTTTTGCAGCAGATAAAACCTATCAAACCGTCTTTGGAACAGACAAAACGGCGCAAGGAAAATTTACAACAACGAAACAAAATTTTACGATAGAAAATTACTGGGACGTATCAAGCGCGAAAGCAAAGTTAGTTTATACAATTACCCAATTAAATGAAAAAGAAATTTCCACGATGACACTAAAAATAAATGATGTCGCATTTTATTCTTTCCGACCAGATAAAACGGACAAAGGGACACGTCAGATTGAAGTGGAAATTCCTAAAGATAAATTGAAGAAAGGCGTCAATGTTTTATCTGTCGAAAGCTTCGTGTATACTGATTTGCCAGATGGTCGTTGTACAATTGATGATACTCCAGCCAATTGGTTACAATTCGACAAAACGAGCGCTGTCAATGTTACGTATTCTGATAAAGCTTTTAAACAAACCATTGCCGATTTTGGTGAAAGATTTACTGGGATTGACACAGTGAAAAGTCAGCAAGGTGCTGTTGCTGTTTTAGAAAATGCGGGGGACACGGAGCTTGGCGCGGCGCTTGAAGGACTTTCTGGTTTTTCGTCTGCCAATACTTTAGAAGACAAAAATATTCCATTTGGTAAATATGAAGAAGCAAATACAAGAAATGGCAAAAACTATATCGCTTTATTTTCAAGCTATGATCATTTACCAGCAGCAATTAAATCACAAATAAAAGCTGATAAAAAATTAGAAACACAAGCACTTTTCCAAGTCGTCACTGCGGGTAATACAAATACGTTAGTTGTTACCTCGAAATCAAATGACGCACTTAAAAAAGCTGGAAAATTAATTGCCAACCAAAACTACTTAAGCCAGCTGGGAACCAATTCAAAATGGTTAACAACGGATGAAAAAATTGATACTCCAGCAAATAACGTTGACAAAAATACGAAATTAACAACTTCAGGAGACAAAATCAAAGGCATTGGTCATGTTACGCAAGACTATTTCATCAGTATGCCGGCGAATAGAAGCGCATCTACCGGAACCGAAGTATCACTCGACTTTAGATATGCGCAGAACTTAGACTTTGAGCATTCGCTAGTAACCATTTTAGTAAACGGAAAGCCAATCGGTAGTCAGAAATTATCTGCCAAAAAGGCAAACGGAGATAAAGTAACTTTCCAAATTCCGAGCGATTTAAACGTCAAAGGAGATTTTTCGGTTACCGTAGCTTTTGATTTAGTTCTTACTAACAATTATTGTGGTTTTATTTCAGATTCAGAGATACCGTGGGCGTACATTACTCCGGAATCAACTATTAACCTAAATACGACCGAAGAAACCGATTTATTATTTGAGCAATATCCATATCCATTCGTGGCTGATGGCGACTTTAATAATGCGATGGTTGTCGTACCAGATAAATTAACAACTGAAGATACTGATTCCTTAGCAAATATTTTTAATTTACTTGGTCGATTCCATGATGGAAACCGCGGAAGTTTAACAGCGGTTCACGCGAAAAATTGGGACAAAGCCAAAAAAGACGCCAATGTTATCGCAGTGGGTACGATGAATAATAATCCTGTCATTAAAAACGCCAATGAAGATTTATATTTCCAATATGATAAAACAGGTAGTTATTTCCTTTCCAACGAAAAAATTTCGATTGAGAAAAACTATGGCAAAGGGCTTGGAAGTGTTCAGCTAATTAAGTCAGAAGGGATGCAAATTCTAGCTGTCACAGGACCAGGGACTACACAAACCGAGCTAGGTTCTGAGCTCATCGCATCCAAAGAAAATCTAGCGGAAATTTACGGAGATGGAGCGATTGTAGATAACGACAATACCATTCACTCTTATAGATTCAAAAAAGCAGCCGATACACAAGATGAAAGTTTTGGGACAAAAATTAGTAACAATAAAGAAGTAACTGTTTTTGGAGCATTTGCGCTTCTGACCGTTGTCTTACTTGGCGTTGCTGTCCTACTCATCTTGCGTAAATATCGCCGGAAGTGAGGAGAAAATAAAAATGAAAAAAATAACAAATAACTTATATGCAGATATTGGCTTTTTATTTTTCATCTTGCTTTGTTTCATCACGATTGGTTTTATGATCAATACGCCGGATGAATATTTGCGTAATATTATCTTCTTAAATATTACTTTCTTGCTTGTTATCATTACCTACTTTACTAATTTAACATTAGGTTTAATTTTAAATATCCTATACATTTTCATTTATGCGACGTACATTATTTATGAGATTGTTGCTAATCAAATGGCTTACGGAGTGGATAGTTATTATTGGCTGATTATCACGCCACTTTTCACTGTAGCAGGTGCGATGTTTACGCGAAACACATCCAAACTGCAAGCAGAAAACACAAAAATTAAAGAACAAAATTTATATTTAGGGACGATTGATCAAGAAACATTGCTTAAAAATATCGTTTCATTCCAAAATGATGAGCGAATTTTTTCCAGTATTTCAAGACGCTACGATTTACCACTTTCATTAATGGTAATCAAAGTAAGACATTGGCGCGAATTAAAACGATTTCAGAGTGAAGATGAAATGCGTCTGGCGCTCCAAGATATTTCCGCCATTTTAGAATCTTGCATTCGGACGAGTGATGTTCTCTATTTACTTGATAAGGATGATGCGACATGGGGGTTACTGCTTTTGACAGATGAACCGGGCGGGAAATTAGTTGCGGACAGAATCAAAAGTCGAATTGCTGAGGCGAACACGGAAGAATTTGCGGCTAAATATCGCGTGAAGCTGGAACTTCGTATCGGAACAAGTCAATTTGATAGTGAAAAAGTCAAGACACCACTTGATTTTATTGAATTAGCGACAAAAGAATTAGAGTATGACGTGTAAAAATAAGAGTTACCTTCTATAATAGGAGGTGACTCTCATTTTTGATTGGAGGAAAGTTATGAATTTAGAGGAAATAGTCGACTGTATGCTGCGTACTAACCAAGAAATCCAACAAACCCAAACCGAACACCGAATCAAATTGGTCGATTTTTGGGAAATAAAGGCGGGTGACCGTGTACTTGAAGTTGGTTGTGGGCAAGGGGACACGACAGCAGTCCTAGCAAATGCTGTTGGTCCGAATGGTTTTGTGCAAGCGATTGATATTGCACCCGAAACATACGGAGCGCCATTTACGATTGGAGATGCAACTAACCATATCAAAAATTCTGTACTTGGTGATCGGATTGATTTTAAGCTAGCTACTGATATTTTACAAGGTGATATTAGTTTTTCGGACAAGTCGTTTGATGTTGCAATTTTATCGCACGCATCTTGGTATTTTGGTTCAAAAGATGAACTTACTCGCATGCTTGTTTTACTTAGCAAGTGGGCAAAACGGGTTTGTTACGCTGAATGGAATCCGCAAATTACAGATGTGAAGCAATCCGCTCATTTGTTGGCGGTACTTACTCAGGCTTCATATGAGGCTTTTAAAACGAATACGCAGTCGAATATCCGCACATTTATCAGTCCATTTGATTTGAAAGAAATTATTGCAGAACATAATTGGAAAATAGGTGCAGAAGCAAGTATTTATTCTGAAAAGATGCAAGATAGTCGCTGGGAGATTGAATACACTAAGGATTTTATTACAAAAGAACTCGAAGCAGATCTAGGAGTGCCAGCTAAATTTAAGACGTTTTTACAGAGTCAATCACAGCTTATTGAACTGGAAAATAGCTTGCCAATGGCTTCATACTGTACTTCTTGGCGGACGGAATAATTTTGTTTTCTTTTTCACAAGATTTAGACTTTTTATGCTATAATGGAACGTATTAACGAACTAAAGGAGTGTTGGTTGTGAGAGCGGTTTTAACAGTAATCGGAAAAGATAATGTAGGTATTATTGCTGGTGTTAGTAATAAATTAGCAGAACTTAATATTAATATCGTGGACGTATCGCAAACAATTATGGACGGATATTTCACAATGATGATGATGTGTGACATTAGCCAAATCAACAAAGAATTTGATGAAATAAAATCAGAACTTGCTGGAAAAGGCGAGAACCTCCAAGTAAAAATACATATTCAGCGTGAAGAGATTTTTAATGCAATGCATAAACTTTAGGACGAGGGAGGTGCAACCATGGAAACAAATCAAATTTTAGAAACGATACGAATGATTGAAGAAGAAAAATTAGATATTCGAACAATTACAATGGGGATTTCTTTGCTTGATTGTATGGATGGTGACGGGGAAGTTGCCAGAAAGAAAATTTATCAAAAGATTGTAACGAAAGCGCGCCATTTAGTTTCTGTCGGCGAAGCAATTGAGTCTGAGTTTGGTATTCCAATTATTAATAAACGGATTTCGGTGACACCAATTGCCATTATTGCTGGTTCAAGTGCAGATAAAGATTATGTCGAATTTGCTAAAACACTTGATGCAGCAGCAAAAGAAGTTGGCGTTAATTTTATCGGTGGCTATTCGGCGCTTGTCCAAAAAGGCTATACAAAAGGCGACGAAATTTTGATTCGCTCCATTCCACGAGCACTTGCAGAGACAGAACGGGTTTGCTCTTCCGTCAATGTTGGCTCAACACGTACCGGAATAAATATGGACGCGGTTCGCCAAATGGGGGAAGTCATCAAAGAAACAGCAGACTTAACCGCGGATACACAAGGCTTAGGTTGTGCGAAGTTGGTTGTCTTTGCAAATGCGGTGGAAGATAATCCGTTTATGGCGGGAGCTTTCCACGGTGTCGGTGAAGCAGATTGTGTTATCAACGTTGGCGTAAGCGGTCCTGGAGTCGTGAAGCGTGCCATCGAAAAAGTAAAAGGCGAACCATTTGATATTGTTGCTGAAACAGTGAAGCAAACAGCTTTCAAAATTACCCGAATGGGACAACTTGTTGGGCAAGTCGCTTCTGAAAAACTGGGTGTTCCATTTGGAATTGTCGATTTATCACTTGCGCCGACTCCGGCTATCGGTGATTCAGTTGCGCATATTTTAGAAGAAATGGGCTTAGAGATGGTCGGGACACACGGAACTACTGCTGCACTAGCTCTTTTAAATGACGCTGTGAAAAAAGGTGGCGTGATGGCTTGTGGTCATGTCGGTGGATTATCTGGCGCGTTCATCCCAGTTTCAGAAGATGCGGGGATGATTGAAGCAGTTCAGCAAGGTGCCCTTAATTTAGAAAAACTTGAAGCCATGACGGCGATTTGTTCGGTTGGACTTGATATGATTGCTGTTCCAGGCGACACAACAGCCGAAACACTTGCAGCGATGATTGCGGATGAAGCAGCAATCGGTGTCATCAATAATAAAACAACAGCCGTTCGCGTCATTCCGGCAAGCGGAACCAAAGTTGGCGACATGGTCGAATTTGGTGGCTTACTCGGAACCGCCCCAGTTATGCCGGTAAATGGGAAATCATCAGCTGATTTCATTGCTCGCGGTGGACGCATACCAGCCCCAATTCATTCCTTTAAAAACTAGAAAAAAGGTTTCCTCTCAAAATAAAGAGGAAACCTTTTTAAGTTGTTTTTCTTTCTACTAAATGGAAATCCAAATCAATCAGCGGTAAATCACTTCCGAATAATTTATTCATAATAAGCATAAAAGCATTTTCCGCTTGTAAATTTACTGGATAATGAATCGTTGTCATATCAAGCAAATGAGCAATTTCCATATTATCAAAACCACAAATCGCAAAATCTTCCGGGATGCGGTGTCCAGAACGTCTCGCCTCCGTCAACAATCCCGCAGCGAAATAATCATTCGGCGTCAAAAAAGCATCAGGTTTATGCGCAGTCTCTTCCCACCAATGCGCAATTTTTTCCCCGTCTTGCCTGCTTCCGAGCCCATAAAACTGTCTAAACTCATGCGGATCAAGGTCATAACGCTCACAAAAATCTTTGAAAGCGAGCATCCGACTTTGGGTATTGAGACCAGTAGTATTCCCGTAAACATTAACAAACTTCCGGTAGCCTTTTTCATATAAATGCTCCAAAGCTAAAGTATAGCCATCGTATTGGTTCATAAAAACAGAAGGGATTTTTTCGCTTTCTACTCGTTGCCAAGTCACAATCGGTCCGTACTTGGTATAATGTTCAATCGTTTTCCAATCGTTAGAACGAATCACGAGAACAAGTGCATCGATTTTCTTTTGGCGTAACATTTCTAGTGCTTCTAGTTCCTTATCTTGGTCGATTCTTGTCATAAACAAAGTGACATTATAGCCATGCTCTTGTGCAATCATCGTAAAACTCTTTAAAAAAACATTCAGCGAGTCAGTGAAACTCGGAATTACCATGCCGATCAGCTTTGTTGTGCCTCTTTTTAATGAAACTGCATTTAGGTTTGGCACATAATCTAGTTGATCAATGATTGTCTGGACGCGTTTTCTAGTTTCTTCGCTGACATAATCACGTTTATTAATCACTCGTGAAACAGTTGCCGATGAAACACCCGCAAGTTTCGCGATTTCTTGTATATTTGCCACTTCCAAAACACCTCGATTTCTCGTAGCTCTTTATTCAGTATACCAAAAAACCGCACTAAATAGCCAGTTTAGATAAATTTAAAATAAATCCTTGACCTGTAATGCATTACATGAATTATGATGAGTTAGAAGAAAAGAAACCGCTTTAAAATTACTAGGAGGTAAGTAAATTATGAAAAAAGGTGTAAAAATCGTTACAATTGGTGGAGGATCAAGCTACACACCAGAACTTGTTGAAGGATTTATTAAACGTTATCATGAACTTCCAATCAGAGAACTTTGGCTAGTTGATATTGAAGCAGGACGTGAAAAACTAGAAATCGTTGGTAATATGGCAAAACGGATGGTTAAAGCAGCGAACATTGACTGCGAAGTACATTTAACACTCGACCGCCGTGAAGCTTTAAAAGATGCAGATTTTGTTACAACACAATTTCGTGTTGGTTTATTAGAAGCTCGTATTAAAGACGAAAGAATTCCACTTAGTCACGGAATTATTGGTCAAGAAACTAACGGCGCAGGTGGAATGTTTAAAGCATTCCGGACAATTCCAGTCATTCTTGGTATCGTAGAAGATATGCGCGAATTATGCCCAGATGCTTGGCTAATTAACTTCACGAACCCAGCAGGAATGGTAACCGAAGCTGTCCTTAGATACGGTAAATGGGACAAAGTTATTGGCCTTTGTAATGTACCAATTGGCGCAATTAAGAGCGCATCTGATGTCCTTGGAAAACCAGAAGAAGATCTATTTTTCAAATTTGCAGGGATTAACCATCTACATTGGCACCGTATTTTTGATAAAGATGGTACAGAGCTTACAGAAACAGTGATTGACGGACTTTACGGACCAAATGCAAACCCTGGAAAAGTCGTTGAAAACATCAAAAATATGCGCTTCTTATATGAACAAGTAAAACACTTAAAAATGCTTCCTTGTCCGTACCACCGTTATTACTACATGACTGATGCGATGCTTGAAGAAGAATTAGCTTCATTCAAAAACGAAGGTACTCGAGGAGAAGTCGTAAAAAAATTAGAAGATAGCTTGTTCGAACTTTACAAAGATCCAAATCTTGATCATAAACCAGAAGAATTATCCAAACGTGGAGGCGCGCATTATAGTGATGCTGCCTGCGAAATTATTAACTCGATATACAATAACAAAGGAACATTAATGGTCGTATCAACACGTAATAATGGCGCAATTGATGACGTTCCTTACGATAGCGCAGTAGAAATTACCAGTGTTATTCGTGCACACGGAGCAGAACCAGTAAACTTCGGTAAATTCCCACCAGCACAACGCGGCTTACTACAAGTAATGAAATCAATGGAAGAGTTAACAATTGAAGCAGCTGTAACAGGTGATTACGCAACAGCACTTCAAGCTTTCACCTCTAATCCACTCGTTCCAAGCGGCGACTTAGCAAAAACAATTTTAGATGAAATGTTAGAAGCGCATAAAGAATACTTACCACAATTTGCGAAATAAAATGAAAAAGTGATTCCAATCGTTTGTTGGAGTCACTTTTTTTGTGTGAGAACTTATTTAATTTTTAAAACTAAATTGACTGACTATTTAATTTGTGGTAATATTTTAAAAGTATAGCATAATTCTAAAAAGTCAAAAAATTAAAAAGGGGTTTTTACATGTCACAGATGCTAGCTTTTGTCATCGTTGTACTTATTTTATTTATCGGGGATGTTGTTGCCACGCGAACCAAAGCATGGGTGCCATCCGTTTTTGTATGTGCGATATTATTTTTATTCGGTTATTGGACATTTTTCCCAAGTAATATTGTTGAAATCGCAGGGATACCACCGATTGTAGCGACACTTTTAATGTATTTACTGATTACAAACATGGGAACTTTGCTCTCTGTTCGCGAATTAATGAATCAATGGAAAACCATTGTAATTGCGATTTCCGGGATTTTAGGGATTTTAGCACTACTGTTTACAATTGGGACACTATTTTTTGACTTTAAAACTGTGGTTGTAGTTGCG from the Listeria seeligeri serovar 1/2b str. SLCC3954 genome contains:
- a CDS encoding glycosyltransferase family 2 protein, which gives rise to MVIADYLALFAVICIWGLLLVNIILIVAGYVYYLKNEARKIPEIPKDVPFISVMVPAHNEGKVIVKTVESLLAFDYPKDRYEIIVINDNSSDNSAELLKAIQAKNPTRQLKIINTDNVTGGKGKSNALNIGFAESRGEYIAIYDADNTPERQALRILVGEITNDAKLGAVIGKFRTRNRNASWLTRFINIETLSFQWMAQAGRWALFKLCTIPGTNFIVRRSLLEAIGGWDVKAVAEDTEISFRIYMMGYRIKFQSKAVTWEQEPQTLPVWFKQRSRWAKGNIYVILKNVPLLFKREGRRVRFDILYFLSIYFLLLTSLIVSDILLVLYALGFVHTTLAGLSGALWLLAILLFVAGTFITLTTEKGEISFSNLIFIMLMYVTYCQLWMVVAAYGFFIFLKDTVLKKETKWYKTERF
- a CDS encoding cellulose biosynthesis cyclic di-GMP-binding regulatory protein BcsB: MKKLTVMGLLVFAVLFLYRPDVFAADKTYQTVFGTDKTAQGKFTTTKQNFTIENYWDVSSAKAKLVYTITQLNEKEISTMTLKINDVAFYSFRPDKTDKGTRQIEVEIPKDKLKKGVNVLSVESFVYTDLPDGRCTIDDTPANWLQFDKTSAVNVTYSDKAFKQTIADFGERFTGIDTVKSQQGAVAVLENAGDTELGAALEGLSGFSSANTLEDKNIPFGKYEEANTRNGKNYIALFSSYDHLPAAIKSQIKADKKLETQALFQVVTAGNTNTLVVTSKSNDALKKAGKLIANQNYLSQLGTNSKWLTTDEKIDTPANNVDKNTKLTTSGDKIKGIGHVTQDYFISMPANRSASTGTEVSLDFRYAQNLDFEHSLVTILVNGKPIGSQKLSAKKANGDKVTFQIPSDLNVKGDFSVTVAFDLVLTNNYCGFISDSEIPWAYITPESTINLNTTEETDLLFEQYPYPFVADGDFNNAMVVVPDKLTTEDTDSLANIFNLLGRFHDGNRGSLTAVHAKNWDKAKKDANVIAVGTMNNNPVIKNANEDLYFQYDKTGSYFLSNEKISIEKNYGKGLGSVQLIKSEGMQILAVTGPGTTQTELGSELIASKENLAEIYGDGAIVDNDNTIHSYRFKKAADTQDESFGTKISNNKEVTVFGAFALLTVVLLGVAVLLILRKYRRK
- a CDS encoding diguanylate cyclase domain-containing protein; amino-acid sequence: MKKITNNLYADIGFLFFILLCFITIGFMINTPDEYLRNIIFLNITFLLVIITYFTNLTLGLILNILYIFIYATYIIYEIVANQMAYGVDSYYWLIITPLFTVAGAMFTRNTSKLQAENTKIKEQNLYLGTIDQETLLKNIVSFQNDERIFSSISRRYDLPLSLMVIKVRHWRELKRFQSEDEMRLALQDISAILESCIRTSDVLYLLDKDDATWGLLLLTDEPGGKLVADRIKSRIAEANTEEFAAKYRVKLELRIGTSQFDSEKVKTPLDFIELATKELEYDV
- a CDS encoding class I SAM-dependent methyltransferase — its product is MNLEEIVDCMLRTNQEIQQTQTEHRIKLVDFWEIKAGDRVLEVGCGQGDTTAVLANAVGPNGFVQAIDIAPETYGAPFTIGDATNHIKNSVLGDRIDFKLATDILQGDISFSDKSFDVAILSHASWYFGSKDELTRMLVLLSKWAKRVCYAEWNPQITDVKQSAHLLAVLTQASYEAFKTNTQSNIRTFISPFDLKEIIAEHNWKIGAEASIYSEKMQDSRWEIEYTKDFITKELEADLGVPAKFKTFLQSQSQLIELENSLPMASYCTSWRTE
- a CDS encoding ACT domain-containing protein; translated protein: MRAVLTVIGKDNVGIIAGVSNKLAELNINIVDVSQTIMDGYFTMMMMCDISQINKEFDEIKSELAGKGENLQVKIHIQREEIFNAMHKL
- a CDS encoding PFL family protein, encoding METNQILETIRMIEEEKLDIRTITMGISLLDCMDGDGEVARKKIYQKIVTKARHLVSVGEAIESEFGIPIINKRISVTPIAIIAGSSADKDYVEFAKTLDAAAKEVGVNFIGGYSALVQKGYTKGDEILIRSIPRALAETERVCSSVNVGSTRTGINMDAVRQMGEVIKETADLTADTQGLGCAKLVVFANAVEDNPFMAGAFHGVGEADCVINVGVSGPGVVKRAIEKVKGEPFDIVAETVKQTAFKITRMGQLVGQVASEKLGVPFGIVDLSLAPTPAIGDSVAHILEEMGLEMVGTHGTTAALALLNDAVKKGGVMACGHVGGLSGAFIPVSEDAGMIEAVQQGALNLEKLEAMTAICSVGLDMIAVPGDTTAETLAAMIADEAAIGVINNKTTAVRVIPASGTKVGDMVEFGGLLGTAPVMPVNGKSSADFIARGGRIPAPIHSFKN
- a CDS encoding LacI family DNA-binding transcriptional regulator, translating into MANIQEIAKLAGVSSATVSRVINKRDYVSEETRKRVQTIIDQLDYVPNLNAVSLKRGTTKLIGMVIPSFTDSLNVFLKSFTMIAQEHGYNVTLFMTRIDQDKELEALEMLRQKKIDALVLVIRSNDWKTIEHYTKYGPIVTWQRVESEKIPSVFMNQYDGYTLALEHLYEKGYRKFVNVYGNTTGLNTQSRMLAFKDFCERYDLDPHEFRQFYGLGSRQDGEKIAHWWEETAHKPDAFLTPNDYFAAGLLTEARRSGHRIPEDFAICGFDNMEIAHLLDMTTIHYPVNLQAENAFMLIMNKLFGSDLPLIDLDFHLVERKTT
- a CDS encoding 6-phospho-beta-glucosidase; translation: MKKGVKIVTIGGGSSYTPELVEGFIKRYHELPIRELWLVDIEAGREKLEIVGNMAKRMVKAANIDCEVHLTLDRREALKDADFVTTQFRVGLLEARIKDERIPLSHGIIGQETNGAGGMFKAFRTIPVILGIVEDMRELCPDAWLINFTNPAGMVTEAVLRYGKWDKVIGLCNVPIGAIKSASDVLGKPEEDLFFKFAGINHLHWHRIFDKDGTELTETVIDGLYGPNANPGKVVENIKNMRFLYEQVKHLKMLPCPYHRYYYMTDAMLEEELASFKNEGTRGEVVKKLEDSLFELYKDPNLDHKPEELSKRGGAHYSDAACEIINSIYNNKGTLMVVSTRNNGAIDDVPYDSAVEITSVIRAHGAEPVNFGKFPPAQRGLLQVMKSMEELTIEAAVTGDYATALQAFTSNPLVPSGDLAKTILDEMLEAHKEYLPQFAK